In Candidatus Methylomirabilota bacterium, a single window of DNA contains:
- a CDS encoding sugar-binding domain-containing protein → MKLISQSRELRQTVRCLELYYRQAKSQKDIARALGVSAATVSRLLKRAYDDGLVRVELDLPRMEELEAGLVERYGLRDAVVVAAGGRGDLKEELGAAAATYFEKIAGNGMRIGLSCGFTLYQTIRQLRERRFRDLVLYPLSGESTLRQVDLFPNTLVGMMAAKYRPHVQAYALPVQHLLSLGEIERERRRLLRDPDVRTIYEAAQAVDIALVGIGLIGEQTQGFCSLAEAYGVSVGRLRQLGVVGEINYQPFDRDGRIVDRPELRALMRRILSVGSDRLQALSRRADRYVVAIAGGRAKLEAVRGALAGRLMNVLVTDEDVATALLRRTP, encoded by the coding sequence ATGAAATTAATTTCGCAGAGCCGTGAGCTCCGGCAGACGGTCCGCTGCCTCGAGCTCTACTACCGCCAGGCCAAGAGCCAGAAGGACATCGCGCGCGCGCTCGGCGTCTCGGCGGCCACGGTCTCGCGCCTGCTCAAGCGCGCCTACGACGACGGCCTGGTCCGGGTCGAGCTGGATCTCCCCCGCATGGAGGAGCTCGAGGCCGGGCTCGTCGAGCGCTACGGCCTGCGCGACGCGGTCGTGGTGGCCGCGGGGGGCCGCGGCGACCTCAAGGAGGAGCTCGGCGCGGCGGCGGCGACCTACTTCGAGAAGATTGCGGGGAACGGCATGCGGATCGGCCTCTCCTGCGGCTTCACGCTCTACCAGACGATCCGCCAGCTCCGCGAGCGCCGCTTCCGCGACCTCGTCCTCTACCCGCTGTCGGGCGAGAGCACGCTCCGGCAGGTGGACCTCTTCCCCAACACGCTGGTCGGGATGATGGCGGCCAAGTACCGGCCGCACGTCCAGGCGTACGCGCTCCCCGTCCAGCATCTCCTCTCGCTCGGCGAGATCGAGCGCGAGCGCCGGCGCCTGCTGCGCGATCCCGACGTCCGTACGATCTACGAGGCCGCGCAGGCGGTGGACATCGCGCTCGTCGGCATCGGCCTGATCGGCGAGCAGACGCAGGGCTTCTGCTCGCTGGCCGAGGCGTACGGGGTGAGCGTCGGGCGGCTGCGCCAGCTCGGCGTCGTGGGCGAGATCAACTACCAGCCCTTCGACCGCGACGGCCGGATCGTGGACCGCCCCGAGCTCCGCGCGCTGATGCGGCGGATCCTCTCCGTCGGCAGCGACCGCCTCCAGGCGCTCTCACGCCGCGCCGACCGCTACGTGGTCGCGATCGCGGGCGGGCGCGCCAAGCTCGAGGCGGTGCGGGGCGCGCTGGCGGGCCGCCTCATGAACGTCCTCGTCACCGACGAGGACGTGGCGACGGCGCTCCTGCGGCGGACGCCCTGA
- the dnaE gene encoding DNA polymerase III subunit alpha, which produces MQHAEFVHLHVHSEYSLLDGAARLEKLVQKAKDLHFPAIALTDHGNMFGAIDFYLAAQKAGVKPILGCELYVAPGSRRERGSQDGGYEGANHLTVLVRNRNGYQNLIKLVSKAYLEGFYYKPRVDKELLAEHADGLLVLSGCLNSEVSRLLAAGETQRARETAGWYQEVFGRDHYFMEVQAHGLEAQVKVTAETLGIAKSVGARIVGTNDSHYLEGGHAKAHEALLCIQTGTNLNDPSRFRFASQEFYVKSAEEMARVFAELPEACRNTLAVAERCNLTLDFGSFHLPRYVAPEGHTLDSYLHELARAGLRRRYGPSPGDAIETRLAHELAVIEKMGFAGYFLVVWDFIRFARERGIAVGPGRGSSAGSLTAYCLGITSIDPLRYGLLFERFLNPERISMPDMDIDFADDRRDEVIHYVADKYGRERVAHIITFGTLGAKAAIRDVGRVLGMSYADVDRIAKLVPNFPLNITLDDAYQKSLPLAEMVKSQPSVRELWEVARTLEGCTRHASVHASAVVISDEPLEAHIPLYKDPKRPELITGYAMGPIEKLGLLKMDFLGLRTLTVLANTVALITESRGTTIDLDALPLDDAKAYQLLSEAKTFGVFQLESSGMRDALRGLRPERLEDVIAMVSLYRPGPMELIPDFIARKHGRSRITYEHPAMEKFTRETYGIMVYQEQIMQIASEMAGFTMGEADILRRAMGKKDRELMAKQREKFVAGCGERAIPKAKAERVWELMEKFAGYGFNKCLSGDSQIEMADGSRKRMIEIREGDVVLTKDGPREARGVRPSGVRRVGRLTLANGMSVRCTPDHAVFTQRGWVNAEELTPDDLVTFLEKHDPLTLGCAPSEPFVFDGVEPTYDFEVPGARSFIANGIAVHNSHAAAYALVAYQTAYFKANYPVEFMAALLTSEMGDTDKIVKYIEECRAMGLRVEPPDVDVSAVRFSVAGDTIRFGLAAIKNVGEAAMESILRTRAEAGPFKSLEDFCARVDLRLVNRRVVESLVKAGAFDSLGLPRAHLLATADAALESGQRQQRDRAEGQSSFFDLLPPEAARPASPPLEVTPEWDQDQRLAFEKEVLGFYISGHPLARFRGIVESLGITTTAELAAKGHGARVLLFGQATGLKETSTKSGNRMAFFTLEDMDGTVEVTVFPEPFRAAAPVLRSHEALLVKGRVDDGDKGRVVLADDIRLLEQALAEGTGRPRNGAAAGEPNACRMRVPAGADPAAVLAQLRSLCAGHPGRVPLFLHLVVEAQEIVVRARGLSVDASPELVAGAETILGPGAVTVEYAGRA; this is translated from the coding sequence ATGCAGCACGCTGAGTTCGTCCACCTCCACGTCCACTCCGAGTACAGCCTCCTCGACGGCGCCGCCCGGCTCGAGAAGCTCGTCCAGAAGGCGAAGGACCTGCACTTCCCGGCGATCGCGCTCACCGACCACGGCAACATGTTCGGCGCGATCGACTTCTACCTGGCGGCGCAGAAGGCGGGCGTCAAGCCGATCCTCGGCTGCGAGCTCTACGTGGCCCCGGGGAGCCGGCGGGAGCGCGGGTCCCAGGACGGCGGCTACGAGGGCGCGAACCACCTGACGGTGCTCGTGCGCAACCGGAACGGCTACCAGAACCTCATCAAGCTCGTCTCGAAGGCGTACCTCGAGGGGTTCTACTACAAGCCGCGCGTGGACAAGGAGCTCCTCGCCGAGCACGCGGACGGGCTCCTCGTCCTCTCGGGCTGCCTCAACTCCGAGGTCTCGCGCCTCCTCGCGGCCGGCGAGACGCAGAGGGCGCGCGAGACGGCCGGCTGGTACCAGGAGGTCTTCGGCCGCGACCACTACTTCATGGAGGTCCAGGCCCACGGCCTCGAGGCGCAGGTGAAGGTCACCGCCGAGACGCTCGGGATCGCGAAGTCGGTCGGCGCCCGGATCGTCGGGACCAACGACTCCCACTACCTCGAGGGCGGCCACGCGAAGGCCCACGAGGCGCTCTTGTGCATCCAGACCGGGACGAATCTGAACGACCCGAGCCGCTTCCGCTTCGCGAGCCAGGAGTTCTATGTGAAGTCGGCGGAGGAGATGGCGCGGGTCTTCGCCGAACTGCCCGAGGCGTGCCGAAACACGCTCGCCGTCGCCGAGCGCTGCAACCTGACGCTCGACTTCGGCAGCTTCCACCTGCCGCGCTACGTCGCGCCCGAGGGCCACACGCTCGACAGCTACCTCCACGAGCTGGCGCGCGCTGGCCTCCGGCGGCGCTACGGCCCGAGCCCCGGCGACGCGATCGAGACGCGCCTGGCCCACGAGCTGGCCGTCATCGAGAAGATGGGGTTCGCCGGCTACTTCCTGGTCGTCTGGGACTTCATCCGCTTCGCACGGGAGCGGGGGATCGCCGTCGGCCCCGGGCGCGGCTCGTCGGCGGGCTCGCTCACGGCCTACTGTCTGGGCATCACGAGCATCGATCCCCTCCGGTACGGGCTGCTGTTCGAGCGGTTCCTCAACCCCGAACGGATCTCGATGCCGGACATGGACATCGACTTCGCGGACGACCGGCGCGACGAGGTCATCCACTACGTCGCCGACAAGTACGGCCGCGAGCGCGTCGCCCACATCATCACCTTCGGGACGCTCGGCGCGAAGGCCGCGATCCGCGACGTCGGGCGCGTGCTGGGCATGTCGTACGCCGACGTGGACCGGATCGCCAAGCTCGTGCCGAACTTCCCGCTCAACATCACGCTCGACGACGCGTACCAGAAGTCGCTGCCGCTGGCCGAGATGGTGAAGAGCCAGCCGTCGGTCCGCGAGCTGTGGGAGGTCGCGCGGACGCTCGAGGGATGCACGCGGCACGCCTCGGTCCACGCCTCGGCCGTCGTCATCTCGGACGAGCCGCTCGAGGCGCACATCCCGCTCTACAAGGACCCGAAGCGCCCGGAGCTGATCACGGGCTACGCGATGGGCCCGATCGAGAAGCTCGGTCTGCTCAAGATGGACTTCCTCGGGCTCCGGACGCTGACCGTTCTGGCAAACACGGTGGCGCTCATCACGGAGTCGCGCGGCACGACGATCGACCTGGATGCCCTGCCGCTCGACGACGCGAAGGCCTATCAGCTCCTCAGCGAGGCCAAGACGTTCGGCGTCTTCCAGCTGGAGTCGTCGGGGATGCGCGACGCGCTCCGGGGGCTCCGGCCCGAACGGCTCGAGGACGTCATCGCGATGGTCTCGCTCTACCGGCCGGGGCCGATGGAGCTCATCCCGGACTTCATCGCGCGCAAGCACGGACGCTCGCGGATCACCTACGAGCACCCGGCGATGGAGAAGTTCACGCGCGAGACGTACGGGATCATGGTCTACCAGGAACAGATCATGCAGATCGCCTCCGAGATGGCGGGCTTCACCATGGGCGAGGCGGACATCCTGCGCCGCGCGATGGGCAAGAAGGACCGCGAGCTCATGGCGAAGCAACGGGAGAAATTCGTCGCCGGCTGCGGCGAGCGCGCGATCCCGAAGGCGAAGGCCGAGCGCGTGTGGGAGCTCATGGAGAAGTTCGCGGGGTACGGGTTCAATAAATGTCTGAGCGGCGATTCTCAGATCGAGATGGCCGATGGTTCACGGAAGCGCATGATCGAGATCCGCGAAGGGGACGTGGTCCTCACAAAGGACGGCCCCCGTGAGGCCCGCGGTGTGCGGCCGAGCGGCGTGCGCCGGGTCGGGCGCCTGACGCTCGCCAACGGGATGTCGGTGCGGTGCACGCCCGACCATGCCGTGTTCACGCAGCGCGGCTGGGTGAACGCGGAGGAGTTGACGCCTGACGATTTGGTCACGTTCCTCGAGAAGCACGATCCCCTCACGCTCGGCTGCGCGCCATCGGAACCGTTCGTGTTCGACGGCGTCGAGCCGACGTACGACTTCGAAGTGCCCGGCGCCAGAAGCTTCATCGCCAACGGGATCGCGGTCCACAACTCGCACGCCGCGGCGTACGCGCTCGTCGCGTACCAGACCGCGTACTTCAAGGCGAACTATCCGGTCGAGTTCATGGCGGCGCTGCTCACCTCGGAGATGGGCGATACCGACAAGATCGTGAAGTACATCGAGGAGTGCCGCGCGATGGGGCTCCGGGTCGAGCCGCCGGACGTCGACGTCTCGGCGGTGCGGTTCAGCGTCGCCGGCGACACGATCCGCTTCGGCCTGGCGGCGATCAAGAACGTCGGCGAGGCGGCGATGGAGTCGATCCTCCGGACCCGCGCCGAGGCCGGCCCGTTCAAGTCGCTCGAGGACTTCTGCGCGCGCGTGGACCTGCGGCTCGTCAACCGGCGCGTCGTGGAGTCGCTCGTCAAGGCGGGGGCGTTCGACTCGCTCGGTCTCCCGCGCGCCCACCTCCTGGCGACCGCCGACGCCGCGCTCGAGAGCGGCCAGCGCCAGCAGCGCGACCGCGCGGAGGGCCAGTCCTCGTTCTTCGACCTCCTGCCGCCGGAGGCGGCGCGGCCGGCGTCCCCGCCCCTCGAGGTCACGCCCGAGTGGGACCAGGACCAGCGGCTCGCGTTCGAGAAGGAGGTCCTCGGTTTCTACATCTCGGGCCACCCGCTCGCCCGGTTTCGCGGTATCGTCGAGTCGCTCGGCATCACGACGACCGCCGAGCTCGCCGCGAAGGGCCACGGTGCGCGCGTGCTGCTCTTCGGCCAGGCAACGGGGCTCAAGGAGACGTCGACGAAGAGCGGGAACCGCATGGCGTTCTTCACCCTGGAGGACATGGACGGGACGGTCGAGGTCACGGTGTTCCCGGAGCCCTTCAGGGCGGCGGCGCCCGTCCTGCGCTCGCACGAGGCGCTGCTGGTGAAGGGGCGCGTGGACGACGGCGACAAGGGGCGCGTGGTCCTGGCGGACGACATCCGCCTCCTGGAGCAAGCGCTCGCGGAAGGGACCGGCCGCCCGCGGAACGGCGCCGCGGCGGGCGAGCCGAACGCGTGCCGGATGCGCGTGCCCGCGGGCGCCGACCCCGCGGCGGTGCTCGCGCAGCTCCGGTCGCTCTGCGCCGGGCATCCCGGCCGCGTCCCGCTCTTCCTGCACCTCGTCGTCGAAGCGCAGGAGATCGTCGTCCGGGCGCGCGGCCTCTCGGTGGACGCGAGCCCCGAGCTCGTCGCGGGGGCCGAGACGATCCTCGGGCCGGGCGCGGTCACGGTGGAGTATGCCGGACGCGCTTGA
- a CDS encoding acetyl-CoA carboxylase carboxyltransferase subunit alpha: protein MPDALEFEQPLLELETRIATLQAQEDSPKVRDEIAKLEERLERLRQKTYAGLSAWQRTQLARHPKRPHTRDFVRLLFDDFIELHGDRLYGDDPAVVGGLARFEGRGVVVIGHQKGRDTREKIARNFGMPNPEGYRKALRLMRLAEKFAKPVVTFIDTPGAYPGLGAEERGQAEAIARNLHEMAGLRTPLVAVVTGEGGSGGALAIGMGNRVLMLEYAIYSVISPEGCAAILWGDAAKAPEAAESMKITAPDLLRLGVIDAIVPEPVGGAHRNWDAAAASLRVELRDHLGDLAALSADALVSERYEKFRRMGVFEEASMPRARS, encoded by the coding sequence ATGCCGGACGCGCTTGAGTTCGAGCAGCCGCTCCTCGAGCTGGAGACGCGCATCGCGACGCTCCAGGCCCAGGAGGACTCGCCGAAGGTCCGCGACGAGATCGCGAAGCTCGAGGAGCGCCTGGAGCGCCTGCGCCAGAAGACCTACGCGGGCCTCAGCGCGTGGCAGCGCACCCAGCTCGCGCGCCACCCGAAGCGGCCGCACACGCGCGACTTCGTCCGGCTCCTCTTCGACGACTTCATCGAGCTCCACGGCGACCGGCTCTACGGCGACGACCCCGCCGTCGTGGGCGGCCTGGCGCGATTCGAGGGGCGGGGGGTCGTCGTCATCGGCCACCAGAAGGGGCGGGACACGCGCGAGAAGATCGCGCGCAACTTCGGCATGCCGAACCCCGAGGGCTACCGGAAGGCGCTCCGCCTCATGCGGCTCGCCGAGAAGTTCGCCAAGCCGGTCGTGACCTTCATCGACACGCCCGGCGCGTATCCCGGGCTCGGCGCCGAGGAGCGGGGCCAAGCCGAGGCGATCGCGCGGAACCTCCACGAGATGGCGGGGCTCCGCACGCCGCTCGTCGCCGTCGTGACGGGCGAGGGGGGGAGCGGCGGGGCCCTCGCGATCGGCATGGGCAACCGCGTGCTGATGCTCGAGTACGCGATCTACTCGGTCATCTCGCCCGAGGGCTGCGCCGCGATCCTCTGGGGCGACGCCGCGAAGGCGCCCGAGGCCGCGGAGTCCATGAAGATCACCGCGCCCGACCTCCTGCGGCTCGGCGTCATCGACGCGATCGTGCCCGAGCCGGTCGGCGGCGCCCACCGGAACTGGGACGCCGCCGCGGCGAGCCTCCGCGTCGAGCTGCGCGACCACCTGGGGGACCTCGCGGCCCTGTCGGCCGACGCGCTCGTGAGCGAGCGCTACGAGAAGTTCCGTCGCATGGGCGTCTTCGAGGAGGCGTCCATGCCGCGGGCGCGGTCCTAG
- a CDS encoding fructose 1,6-bisphosphatase: MGARRYGQADGKAIRLTEYHQSKDELDGLPRTLAERVTVTSTPNIFSYKAYVFAKNPALVQRYIKATKADVGGVGGHVVAADEVKSIIAKYVLENNWAGKEAIFTSLVVTHTGDDVAVTGIMAESVDMSVVDRLMWDALQEGAKKAAELGLYGPGQDLVADAFTGNLRGAGPATVALPLPVRKENASQTVLVSFADKTEPMAFNYYATGAYLLPRFNTGLIIAASKMKRGYLMEIVDLDTKAQAIEAGAHPRDQRALDGKMEELAKGLQEKVITLRAPEDLYDIEGLTRASRFVIARIWSRNEKGERDELGYICSAERLHNIKTKKGFTYGGKDDPVLLAFAQGDWPAPGEITSPWAAAPMVAGDCRGSHNLHILPMPINSQTSYWSGPILSAITCSVNIHTGRIGAISDQFALGTPWDEVRRRASELAIQFRLAHGVKQPATLHEEELEYQEGWKERRNRLERQFEMKPPLTFGGNGHGANGGKGSARAGARRGGRPEEID, encoded by the coding sequence ATGGGCGCCCGACGCTACGGCCAGGCCGACGGGAAGGCGATCAGGCTGACGGAGTACCACCAGTCCAAGGACGAGCTCGACGGGCTCCCCCGGACCCTCGCGGAAAGGGTCACCGTCACCAGCACGCCGAACATCTTCTCGTACAAGGCGTACGTCTTCGCCAAGAACCCGGCCCTCGTCCAGCGCTACATCAAGGCCACGAAGGCCGACGTCGGCGGGGTGGGCGGCCACGTGGTCGCGGCCGACGAGGTGAAGTCGATCATCGCGAAGTACGTCCTGGAGAACAACTGGGCCGGGAAGGAGGCCATCTTCACCTCGCTCGTCGTGACGCACACGGGCGACGACGTCGCCGTGACGGGGATCATGGCCGAGAGCGTCGACATGTCGGTGGTGGACCGGCTCATGTGGGACGCGCTCCAGGAAGGCGCGAAGAAGGCCGCCGAGCTCGGCCTCTACGGGCCGGGCCAGGACCTCGTGGCCGACGCCTTCACGGGCAATCTCCGGGGCGCGGGCCCGGCGACGGTCGCGCTGCCGCTGCCCGTCCGCAAGGAGAACGCCTCCCAGACCGTCCTCGTGTCCTTCGCCGACAAGACCGAGCCGATGGCCTTCAATTACTACGCGACCGGCGCGTACCTCCTGCCGCGGTTCAACACCGGGCTCATCATCGCCGCGTCGAAGATGAAGCGCGGCTACCTCATGGAGATCGTCGACCTCGACACGAAGGCCCAGGCCATCGAGGCGGGCGCCCACCCGCGCGATCAGCGGGCGCTCGACGGCAAGATGGAGGAGCTCGCCAAGGGACTTCAAGAAAAGGTCATCACGCTGCGCGCGCCCGAGGACCTCTACGACATCGAGGGCCTGACGCGCGCTTCGCGCTTCGTCATCGCGCGCATCTGGAGCCGCAACGAGAAGGGCGAGCGTGACGAGCTCGGCTACATCTGCTCGGCGGAGCGGCTGCACAACATCAAGACCAAGAAGGGCTTCACCTACGGCGGCAAGGACGACCCGGTGCTCCTCGCCTTCGCGCAGGGGGACTGGCCGGCGCCGGGCGAGATCACGTCGCCGTGGGCGGCCGCGCCGATGGTCGCCGGCGACTGCCGCGGCAGCCACAACCTCCACATCCTGCCGATGCCCATCAACTCCCAGACGTCGTACTGGTCGGGCCCGATCCTCTCGGCCATCACGTGCTCCGTGAACATCCACACCGGCCGGATCGGCGCGATCTCCGACCAGTTCGCCCTCGGCACGCCGTGGGACGAGGTCCGACGGCGGGCGTCCGAGCTCGCGATCCAGTTCCGCCTCGCCCACGGCGTCAAGCAGCCGGCGACGCTCCACGAGGAGGAGCTCGAGTACCAGGAGGGCTGGAAGGAGCGTCGGAACCGCCTCGAGCGCCAGTTCGAGATGAAACCGCCCCTGACCTTCGGCGGCAACGGTCACGGCGCGAACGGCGGCAAGGGGAGTGCCCGGGCCGGCGCGCGGCGCGGCGGCCGCCCCGAAGAGATCGACTAG